In a single window of the Blattabacterium cuenoti genome:
- the guaA gene encoding glutamine-hydrolyzing GMP synthase, producing MKKDFILILDFGSQYSHMIARRIRDIGVYTLLYNYNEISISHIISKQPKGLILSGGPFSIYEKGSPLISKNIFQLNIPIFGICYGMQLISFLFGGKIKKSKSKEYGKSYFIIDHPNNSLFHGIPDKSIVWMSHFDEVKNIPKEFSVIGHTSSCDIAAFSHISKNIYAVQFHPEVKNTEYGISILKNFVFHICKCNLNWKLNNFVQNTIDNIKKRVDQKKVILGFSGGVDSFVTAYIIHKAIGNSLNCIFVDTGLLLKTEKISSLCKKMNFPIKIINAKNHFLSKLTGIVDPEMKRKIIGKEFLYIFQKESEKIKNVEFLAQGTIYSDIIESSGFSKTSISYSIKSHHNVGGLPKTLMKLKLIEPLKELFKDEVRKIGEELGLPKEILYRHPFPGPGLGIRIIGEINEEKISLLKEAENILSQELKNYDIYNFVSQAFIVLLPIKSVGIKGDKRTYEYTAILRAINTEDFMTATFSHLSYDFLEKISNRIINEVDGINRIAYDITSKPPSTIEWE from the coding sequence ATGAAAAAAGATTTTATACTCATATTAGATTTTGGATCTCAATATAGTCATATGATTGCTAGAAGAATTCGAGATATAGGAGTATATACTTTATTATATAATTATAATGAGATTTCTATATCTCATATAATATCAAAACAACCTAAAGGATTGATTCTATCAGGAGGACCTTTTTCTATTTATGAAAAAGGCTCTCCATTAATCTCAAAAAATATTTTTCAACTAAATATTCCTATATTCGGAATTTGTTATGGAATGCAACTTATTTCTTTTCTTTTTGGAGGAAAAATAAAAAAATCAAAATCTAAAGAATATGGTAAATCATACTTTATCATAGATCATCCTAATAATAGTTTATTTCATGGAATTCCCGATAAATCTATTGTTTGGATGAGTCATTTTGATGAAGTAAAAAACATTCCAAAAGAATTTTCAGTTATCGGACATACATCATCTTGTGATATTGCAGCTTTTAGTCATATCAGTAAAAATATTTATGCAGTTCAATTTCATCCAGAAGTAAAAAATACAGAATATGGAATATCTATATTGAAAAATTTTGTTTTCCATATTTGCAAATGTAATTTGAATTGGAAATTAAATAATTTTGTGCAAAACACGATAGATAATATTAAAAAACGTGTAGATCAAAAAAAAGTTATATTAGGTTTTTCTGGAGGAGTAGATTCTTTTGTAACGGCTTACATTATTCATAAAGCTATTGGTAATTCTTTAAATTGTATTTTCGTAGATACAGGATTACTGCTAAAAACAGAAAAAATATCCTCTTTATGTAAGAAAATGAATTTTCCTATAAAAATAATAAATGCTAAAAATCATTTTTTATCCAAGCTAACTGGAATTGTTGATCCTGAGATGAAAAGAAAAATTATAGGAAAAGAATTTTTATATATTTTTCAAAAAGAATCAGAAAAAATTAAAAATGTTGAATTTTTAGCACAAGGGACCATTTACTCGGATATCATTGAATCTTCTGGTTTTTCAAAAACTTCAATAAGTTATTCTATAAAATCTCATCACAATGTAGGAGGATTACCCAAAACATTAATGAAATTAAAACTCATTGAACCATTAAAAGAATTATTTAAAGATGAAGTCAGAAAAATAGGAGAAGAATTAGGACTTCCAAAAGAAATCTTATATCGTCATCCATTTCCTGGACCTGGTTTGGGGATTCGTATTATTGGAGAAATCAATGAAGAAAAAATTTCTCTTTTGAAAGAAGCGGAAAATATTCTTTCGCAAGAATTAAAAAATTATGATATTTATAATTTTGTAAGTCAAGCTTTTATTGTTTTATTACCTATAAAATCTGTAGGGATAAAAGGGGATAAACGAACTTATGAGTATACAGCGATATTACGTGCAATAAATACTGAGGATTTCATGACAGCTACTTTTTCACATTTATCTTACGATTTTTTAGAAAAAATTTCAAATAGAATTATTAATGAAGTTGATGGAATTAATAGGATAGCATATGATATAACCTCTAAACCTCCATCTACTATTGAATGGGAATGA
- the accD gene encoding acetyl-CoA carboxylase, carboxyltransferase subunit beta, whose protein sequence is MAWFLRKKKNILTSIDDRKDLPKGIWYRTPNGKIIDTEELKKNAYVSPEDGYHVRIHSKEYFEILFDHGEFLEINVKMMSKDPMKWEDYKKYTDRINEARKKTNLYDAIRTGVGKIKTINVVISCMDFSFIGGSMGSVVGEKISRAIKYCIDKKYPYILISKSGGARIMESSFSLMQMAKTVARLTQLRDARIPYISVLTDPTTGGVTASYALLGDINIAEPGALIGFAGPRVIREIIGKDLPEGFQTAEFLMDHGFIDLISPRTELKKNIYNLVSMMT, encoded by the coding sequence ATGGCTTGGTTTTTAAGAAAAAAAAAGAATATTTTAACATCTATAGATGATAGAAAAGATTTACCAAAGGGAATTTGGTACAGAACTCCTAACGGAAAAATTATAGATACGGAAGAATTAAAAAAAAATGCTTATGTAAGTCCAGAAGATGGATACCATGTAAGAATTCATAGTAAAGAATATTTTGAAATTCTTTTTGATCATGGTGAATTTTTGGAAATAAATGTAAAAATGATGAGCAAAGATCCTATGAAATGGGAAGATTATAAAAAGTATACAGATAGAATTAACGAAGCACGAAAAAAAACAAATTTATATGATGCTATTAGAACAGGAGTTGGAAAAATTAAAACTATAAATGTAGTGATATCTTGTATGGATTTTTCATTTATAGGAGGATCCATGGGATCCGTAGTAGGAGAAAAAATATCTCGTGCTATCAAATATTGTATCGATAAAAAATATCCATATATATTAATTTCTAAATCTGGAGGAGCAAGAATAATGGAATCCTCTTTTTCATTAATGCAAATGGCTAAAACTGTGGCTAGATTAACCCAACTACGTGATGCTAGAATCCCTTATATATCTGTTTTAACTGATCCAACTACGGGAGGGGTGACAGCATCTTACGCTTTACTTGGAGATATCAATATAGCTGAACCAGGAGCACTGATTGGATTTGCTGGACCTAGAGTTATTAGGGAAATAATAGGAAAAGATCTACCAGAAGGATTTCAAACAGCAGAATTTTTAATGGATCATGGTTTTATAGATTTAATTTCTCCTAGGACAGAATTAAAAAAAAATATATATAATTTGGTGTCTATGATGACATAA
- the fbaA gene encoding class II fructose-bisphosphate aldolase has product MSKKFPFGVATGNLVKEIFEYAKENVFAIPAVNVIGSNTMNAVMETAAAVNSPVIIQLSNGGAIFNAGKGLNNENQKAAIQGSIASAMHIHELASSYKTTVILHTDHCSKSFIPWIDGLIEANEKYYKRFGKTLFSSHMLDLSQESLKENIHICEKYFYRMNKSKMTLEIELGVTGGEEDGIDNSNIENNKLYTQPEEVAYAYERLMNISENFIIAASFGNVHGVYRPGNVMLRPEILKNTQKYIQKKFHTKPKPVSLVFHGGSGSTEKEIKEAISYGVVKMNVDTDLQYAFTCGVRDYMKKNKEYLKKQVGNPKGEYIPNKKYYDPRVWLREGEKSFKIILKKYFESMNNINTL; this is encoded by the coding sequence ATGTCTAAAAAATTTCCTTTTGGGGTAGCTACTGGTAATCTTGTTAAAGAAATATTCGAATACGCTAAGGAAAACGTGTTTGCCATACCTGCTGTTAATGTTATTGGATCTAATACGATGAATGCAGTTATGGAGACGGCTGCAGCAGTAAATTCTCCTGTTATTATTCAATTATCTAATGGAGGGGCTATTTTTAATGCGGGAAAAGGATTAAATAATGAGAATCAAAAAGCAGCAATTCAAGGTTCTATAGCTAGTGCTATGCATATTCATGAATTGGCTTCATCCTATAAAACAACGGTTATTCTTCATACAGATCATTGTTCTAAATCTTTTATTCCATGGATAGATGGATTAATAGAAGCCAATGAAAAATATTATAAACGTTTTGGAAAAACCTTGTTTAGCTCACATATGTTAGATCTTTCTCAAGAATCTTTAAAAGAGAATATTCACATTTGTGAAAAATATTTTTATAGAATGAATAAAAGTAAAATGACCCTTGAAATAGAACTTGGAGTAACAGGAGGAGAAGAGGATGGAATAGATAATTCTAACATAGAAAACAATAAACTTTATACTCAACCAGAAGAGGTTGCTTATGCCTATGAAAGACTCATGAATATTAGTGAAAATTTTATTATAGCAGCTTCTTTCGGAAATGTACATGGGGTTTATAGACCTGGAAATGTAATGCTTCGTCCTGAAATTTTGAAAAATACACAAAAATATATACAAAAAAAATTTCATACTAAACCCAAACCAGTTTCTTTAGTTTTTCATGGTGGATCAGGATCTACCGAAAAGGAAATCAAAGAAGCTATTAGTTATGGAGTTGTAAAAATGAATGTAGATACTGATTTACAATATGCTTTTACCTGTGGAGTAAGAGATTATATGAAGAAAAATAAGGAATATTTAAAAAAACAAGTAGGAAACCCAAAAGGAGAATATATTCCTAATAAAAAATATTATGACCCTAGAGTATGGTTAAGAGAAGGAGAAAAATCTTTTAAAATTATTTTAAAAAAATATTTTGAATCCATGAATAACATTAATACTTTATAG
- a CDS encoding UvrD-helicase domain-containing protein gives MLVLPSTLKIYNASAGSGKTTFLVINYLYVLLKSPYPDEFKRVLALTFTKKASEEMKNRILQCIKEFSNKKVKKEYCFLFDHITKNLGLTKYQLYQRSEKILFAILHDFFSFSKNISTIDKFTYNIIKSFLSDREINLEMDTNRFLLKVVDNVLYRLKNSEIWSNILIQSSLEKLKEGKNWDLRKELLKIAHIMVEENNFFFVKKIKNYSLEDFIQLKNIIIKRTKIFEKKCKKKGEKFFKFLEKNSIQKDSFIHLELPRFFQKLQNGNIFSNPFNERLEKYMKKETFYSQFFYDKNQKTLIEKNRKKILLLYEKTKSIYNKNISNYLLDKLFLKNINILSIIHEIEKEFHYIKNEKKIILNAELNKILYEKIIQGTFPRIYEKIGMQYKHYFIDEFQDVSFLQWQNIRILVENALSENGSAMIVGDPKQSIYRWRGGDAKQFIKLIYSKSNYYKKEIKTIEKNFRSYEEIVKFNNLLYQSISKTFNSTLYQDIYKNYKQKTCNKSGGYVEINFINDDNKNYKEYVYSNIKNKIEQLLKQKYTLSDIAILVRNNKEGHFLSEKLVKDGMIVNTSVSLLIKNQLEIQIIINFFHIIAYPHCYQKRVILILSLLKNKFIHTKINDHDFIMKILFLPLNLFLKKILFKNLLTLNKLYNKSIYNISEDIIEAFGLLNKQNSTYIYSFLDFVYRSTKRVGNSIIDFLDYWEYKKEKESIVISDHINAIRIMTIHKSKGLQFPVVLIPFTDWNIFSKKKEEIWIDVNPNFYSGLDSIYLEIETYFKHIKHDNNIRNFYEYYLSNMKFDNINLLYVATTRSIEQLILFCKHGNNKSISFYIKNFLCEKKIWNDKKCKYIFGR, from the coding sequence ATGTTAGTTTTGCCATCTACATTAAAAATATATAATGCTTCAGCTGGTTCGGGAAAAACTACTTTTTTAGTAATCAATTATCTTTATGTTTTATTAAAAAGTCCTTATCCTGATGAATTTAAAAGAGTTTTGGCTTTAACTTTTACTAAAAAAGCTTCTGAAGAAATGAAAAACCGCATTTTACAATGCATAAAAGAATTTTCTAATAAAAAAGTTAAAAAAGAATATTGTTTTTTATTTGATCATATAACAAAAAATTTAGGTTTAACAAAATATCAATTGTATCAACGTTCTGAAAAAATATTATTTGCCATATTGCATGATTTTTTTTCTTTTTCTAAAAACATAAGTACCATAGATAAATTTACTTATAATATTATAAAATCTTTTTTATCAGACAGAGAAATAAATTTAGAAATGGATACAAATCGGTTTTTATTAAAAGTTGTAGACAATGTATTATATCGATTAAAAAATTCTGAAATCTGGTCAAATATCTTAATTCAATCTTCTTTAGAAAAACTAAAAGAAGGAAAAAATTGGGATTTAAGAAAAGAATTATTAAAAATAGCTCATATAATGGTTGAAGAAAATAATTTTTTTTTTGTAAAAAAAATTAAAAATTATTCTTTAGAAGACTTCATACAATTAAAAAATATTATAATAAAAAGAACTAAAATATTTGAAAAAAAATGCAAGAAAAAAGGGGAAAAATTTTTTAAATTTTTAGAAAAAAATTCTATTCAAAAAGATTCATTCATTCATTTGGAATTACCTAGATTTTTTCAAAAGTTACAAAATGGAAACATCTTTTCTAATCCTTTTAATGAACGTCTTGAAAAATACATGAAGAAAGAAACATTTTATTCCCAATTTTTTTATGATAAGAATCAAAAAACACTAATAGAAAAAAATAGGAAAAAAATACTTCTTTTATATGAAAAAACTAAATCTATATATAACAAAAATATATCGAATTATCTTTTAGATAAACTTTTTTTAAAAAACATAAACATATTATCAATAATACATGAAATTGAAAAAGAGTTTCATTATATAAAAAATGAAAAAAAAATTATTTTAAATGCAGAGTTAAACAAAATTCTTTATGAAAAAATTATTCAGGGAACATTTCCAAGAATATATGAAAAAATAGGAATGCAATACAAACATTATTTCATAGATGAATTTCAAGATGTTTCATTTTTACAATGGCAAAATATTAGAATTTTAGTTGAAAATGCATTATCCGAAAATGGATCAGCTATGATAGTAGGAGACCCTAAACAGTCTATATACAGATGGAGAGGTGGTGATGCAAAACAATTTATAAAGTTAATTTATTCTAAATCAAATTATTATAAAAAAGAAATAAAAACCATAGAAAAAAATTTTCGTAGTTATGAAGAAATTGTAAAATTTAATAATTTACTTTATCAATCTATATCTAAAACATTTAATTCTACTCTTTATCAAGACATATATAAAAATTATAAACAAAAAACATGTAATAAATCTGGAGGATACGTAGAAATAAATTTTATTAATGATGATAATAAAAATTATAAGGAATATGTTTATTCAAATATAAAAAATAAAATAGAACAATTATTGAAACAAAAATATACATTATCGGATATTGCTATTTTAGTTAGAAACAATAAAGAGGGTCATTTTTTGTCTGAAAAACTAGTAAAAGATGGTATGATAGTGAATACTTCTGTTTCTTTACTAATAAAAAATCAATTGGAAATACAAATAATAATAAATTTTTTTCATATTATTGCTTATCCTCATTGTTATCAAAAAAGAGTTATTTTAATTCTTTCATTATTAAAAAATAAATTTATTCATACTAAGATAAATGATCACGATTTTATCATGAAAATACTTTTTTTACCTTTAAATCTATTCTTGAAAAAAATTCTATTTAAAAATTTATTAACATTAAACAAATTATATAATAAATCTATATACAATATATCAGAAGATATTATTGAAGCTTTTGGATTATTAAATAAACAGAACTCTACATATATCTATTCTTTTTTAGATTTTGTTTATAGATCTACAAAAAGGGTAGGAAATTCCATTATAGATTTTTTAGATTATTGGGAATATAAAAAAGAAAAAGAAAGTATTGTGATTTCTGATCACATCAATGCTATTCGTATTATGACCATTCATAAATCTAAAGGATTGCAATTTCCAGTGGTACTCATTCCTTTCACAGATTGGAATATTTTTTCTAAAAAAAAAGAAGAAATATGGATAGATGTAAATCCTAATTTCTATTCTGGATTAGATTCTATTTATTTAGAAATAGAAACCTATTTTAAACATATCAAACATGATAATAATATCCGTAATTTTTATGAGTATTATTTATCAAATATGAAATTTGATAACATCAATTTGTTATATGTAGCTACTACACGTTCTATTGAACAACTCATTTTATTTTGCAAACATGGAAATAATAAATCCATATCATTTTATATTAAAAATTTTTTATGTGAAAAAAAAATATGGAATGACAAAAAATGTAAGTATATCTTCGGAAGATAA